TTGCAGGTCGAGGCGCTTTCAATTGCAAGCCATTAGAGTTACGAGGTGTTGAATTTATAACAATAGAACCTATAATTAAACCAAACGCCAAATTTCACAGCATTGAATTGACTTTAAACTGATGAGTCGCAATCGTAAATATTCGGAGGATCTAACCATGAGTAATATGCTTGCTCCCTGGAGAAAATATATACCTTTTTCCACTCAGCGAAACAGAGTCAACCCTTTTCAGGCAGTACAAACTGCATTTGACCGAATGCTGGAAGATTTCTACACAGATTTTAAAGGCACGTCAGGGTTTGTCAATGAAATGGAGGGCTTAATGATTACGCCATCCATCGATATTACCGAGAGTCAGGACCTTTTTAAAATAGAGGTAGAGGTGCCAGGAATCGGCCCTGAAAGCCTTAAAGTAACCACGGAGAGCCATGCCGTGACGATCAAAGGGGAAAAAACCGTTTCCCACAAGGATAAGGACCGGAATTACGCTGTACGGGAAATTGCCTATGGAGCTTACCAGCGCACTATACCCTTGCCAGAGTCAGTGGATATAGAAAAAGCCAAAGCAAGTTTTAAAGATGGCATACTTACCATAGAAGTGCCCAAAAAAGCGAGCGCCATGGAACACTACAAAGAACTCGCCATTGAGTCAGCCTGAACCGCGATAAAAAATTAGGGATTAAGGGTCGCCGCCCTGGAAGGGGATAAGCGCCTAAAGGTGCACGATCGGCGCGGCCTCATGCCATTGATTTACCACTTTGTCACAATCCATATGGTTAAAGCCAACTGGATATGGAGCCGCGCTTGCCTTTTGCCGAATAAAATATTACGTGCCGCTTATTGCAACTTCGCTCCAACTGAGCCTCATAGAAAGACCTCTCTAGAGCAAATTAGCACTCTACGCAGAAGAGTGCTAATATTATAAAAATACCTCTCTTAAGGAGCGTAAATGATCACAAAACCTGAATTAAAGAGATCCGAACTAGGCGGAGCACTGGCTCTTACTCCCGGTATGCCGTTACTTGGCCCATTAGGCGATCTTAATGCCTATATCCAAGCTGTTAGCCGTATTCCAATGCTGCAAGCAGAGGAGGAGCAACAGCTCGCCACGAATTATCGTGAACATGGGACGCTTGAATCAGCTCGCAAGCTGGTTTTATCCCATCTACGCTTGGTTGTCTCAATCGCCCGTGGCTACCTAGGCTATGGATTGCCCCATGCCGATCTGATTCAGGAAGGCAATATTGGGCTAATGAAAGCCGTGAAACGCTTCGATCCTCAGCAAAATGTGCGACTCGTATCCTATGCAATTCACTGGATTAAGGCCGAAATTCATGAATATATCTTGCGTAACTGGCGGATTGTAAAAGTCGCCACCACCAAGGCTCAGCGCAAACTTTTCTTCAATTTACGCCGCCATAAACGGGGCGTGCAAGCACTGACTTCGAGTGAAGTCGATGCTTTAGCTAAAGAGTTGAACGTCAAGCGTGAAGATGTGACTGAAATGGAAACCCGTATGACGGGCGGAGATGTTGCGCTAGAAGGACAAATTGACGACAATGAAGAATCCTTTGCGCCCATTGCATATCTCACAGACATCCAACATGAGCCAACTGAGGTGCTGGCTAATCGCCAGTTTGATCGTTTACAAAGCGATGGCTTAGCAAGTGCGCTAAATACGCTCGATGCCCGTAGCCGCCGCATTGTTGAAGCGCGCTGGTTACAGGTTGATGCGGAGGGTTCTGGCGGCGCAACGTTGCATCATCTGGCGGCTGAATTCGGCGTCTCGGCCGAGCGCATTCGCCAAATCGAAGTCAGTGCCATGAAAAAGATGCGCAATGCATTGACTGCTTATACAGCTT
The Mycoavidus cysteinexigens genome window above contains:
- a CDS encoding Hsp20/alpha crystallin family protein, with the protein product MSNMLAPWRKYIPFSTQRNRVNPFQAVQTAFDRMLEDFYTDFKGTSGFVNEMEGLMITPSIDITESQDLFKIEVEVPGIGPESLKVTTESHAVTIKGEKTVSHKDKDRNYAVREIAYGAYQRTIPLPESVDIEKAKASFKDGILTIEVPKKASAMEHYKELAIESA
- the rpoH gene encoding RNA polymerase sigma factor RpoH yields the protein MPLLGPLGDLNAYIQAVSRIPMLQAEEEQQLATNYREHGTLESARKLVLSHLRLVVSIARGYLGYGLPHADLIQEGNIGLMKAVKRFDPQQNVRLVSYAIHWIKAEIHEYILRNWRIVKVATTKAQRKLFFNLRRHKRGVQALTSSEVDALAKELNVKREDVTEMETRMTGGDVALEGQIDDNEESFAPIAYLTDIQHEPTEVLANRQFDRLQSDGLASALNTLDARSRRIVEARWLQVDAEGSGGATLHHLAAEFGVSAERIRQIEVSAMKKMRNALTAYTA